Proteins from a genomic interval of Zingiber officinale cultivar Zhangliang chromosome 2A, Zo_v1.1, whole genome shotgun sequence:
- the LOC122042924 gene encoding acid phosphatase 1-like: MGASPSLRFLLLWIAIAAAADELYCDSWRLSVETNNAGSWRTVPPPCRGFVEEYMSGERYASDSNVVALESLAFAKSVQITDDGKDAWIFDVDETLLSNIPYYASTGYGSKLFNVTSFNEWVNLASAPALPASLRLYEDLLILGFQMILLTGRTESQRKITEDNLLLTGYGYWKRLILREALDLGKPAVKFKSERRAELEGEGLRIHGNSGDQWSDLLGSTMARRSFKLPNPMYYIG; the protein is encoded by the exons ATGGGGGCTTCCCCATCCCTCCGCTTCCTTCTCCTTTGGATCGCCATCGCCGCGGCCGCCGACGAGCTCTACTGCGACAGCTGGAGGCTCTCGGTGGAGACCAACAACGCCGGGTCCTGGCGCACCGTCCCTCCTCCGTGCCGCGGGTTCGTCGAAGAGTATATGAGCGGCGAGCGGTACGCATCCGATTCTAACGTTGTGGCCCTCGAATCTCTGGCGTTCGCCAAGAGCGTCCAGATCACCGACGACGGGAAGGACGCCTGGATCTTCGACGTCGACGAGACGCTTCTCTCGAATATCCCTTATTATGCGTCCACCGGATACGG ATCAAAGCTCTTCAATGTGACTTCATTCAATGAATGGGTTAATTTGGCAAGTGCACCAGCTTTACCAGCCAGTTTAAGGCTGTATGAAGACCTCTTGATCCTTGGATTTCAAATGATTCTCCTTACTGGGCGAACTGAATCTCAAAGGAAAATCACAGAAGACAATCTATTGTTAACAGGATACGGGTATTGGAAACGCCTCATATTGAG GGAAGCGTTGGATTTGGGCAAGCCTGCAGTGAAGTTTAAGTCGGAACGGAGGGCGGAATTGGAAGGCGAAGGGTTGAGGATTCATGGCAACTCCGGGGATCAATGGAGCGACCTGTTGGGCTCCACAATGGCCAGGCGATCTTTTAAACTCCCAAATCCCATGTATTATATTGGTTGA